In Streptomyces sp. P9-A4, the genomic window GCCGGACCGCCCGCCGTACGGGAGGATTCCGAATGATGCGGTACTCCATACGAGGGCCCCACAAGGGCCCCGCACTCCTGGCGACCGCGGTGGCACTGGTCACCGTGGCGGCCTGTTCGAACGGCTCCCCCTCCGGAGCGCCGTCCCCTTCCACCACCGGGAGCACGGCCACGAGCGCCGCGCCCACCAGCGCGCCGCCCAGCCCGAAGCCCACGCCGACCCGGACCTACCCCCTCTCCACGGCGCCCCGCACGGTGCCCGCGGTCCGCTCCCACGAGGCCGCCCGCGGCCCCGGCTGGAAGCCCGCGCCCACGGCCGGGGTCGTCCTCGCCGCGAACAGCGAGGGCCTCGCCGACGAGGCGAAGCTGCTCGCCGGGGAACTCGGCGTCCCGTACCGGGGCGCCACCGCCGCCGGGCCCGGCGACGTCGAACTGGCCCTGGGCGGGAAGGGCGCCCCCGAGTCGTACGTCCTGACCGTCCGCGACGACCGGGTCCGGATCAGCGGCCCCGACGAGGCGGGCGTCTTCTACGGCACCCGCACCCTCAAGCAGTCCGTGAAGGCCACCGGCGCGATGCCCGAGGGGACCGTCACCGACCGGCCCGCGAAGCCGCAGCGCGGACTCAACGTCGACATCGCCCGCAAGTACTTCACGGCCGGCTGGATCGAGGACCGCATCCGGGAGATGGGCGACCTCAAGCTCAACCAGCTCGGACTGCACTTCTCCGACGACCAGGGCTTCCGCATCGCCTCCGACAGCCACCCCGAGATCGTCTCCGCCCAGCACCTCACCAAGGCCGAGGTCCGCCGCATCCTGGCCCTGGCCGCGAGCCGGCACGTCACCGTCGTCCCCGAGATCGACTCCCCGGGACACCTCGGCGCCGTCATCGCCGCCCACCCGGACCTCCAGCTGCGCAGCGCGGGCGGCCGGACACCGCGCGGGGCCGTCGACATCGCGAACCCGGCCTCGGCGAAGATCGTCGACGACCTGCTGCGCGAGTACACCCAGCTCTTCCCCGGGGCGTACTGGCACCTCGGGGCCGACGAGTACGTCGCCCTGATGGCCAAGGACCCCGAGGCCACCTACCCGCAGCTCGCCCGCGCCGCCCGCGCGAAGTACGGGGCGGACGCGCGTGTCCAGGACCTGGCCACCGGCTGGCTCAACGACCGCGCCGCCGTCGTCCGCCCCACCGGCAAGACCCTCAAGGCCTGGAACGACGGCTTCTTCCCCGGCGGGGTGGTGAGCGCGGCCGGTGACATCGAGGTCGAGTACTGGACGGGCAAGGAGATCGGCGCCCGGCCGCCCGTCCCGTATCTGAGCGCGGGCCGGAAGCTGGTCAACCTCAACGACGAGTACCTCTACTACGTCCTCGGCCAGCCCAACGACTTCACGTACCCCACCGGCCGCCGCATCTACGAGCAGTGGACACCGCTCGTCGTGCGCGGCACGAGTCCCGTCCCCGCGCGGTACGACTCCCAGATCCTCGGCGCCCGCTTCGCCGTCTGGTGCGACCTGTCGAAGGCCCAGACCCAGGCCCAGGTCGCGGACGGCATCCGGATGCCGCTGACGGCGCTCGCGCAGAAGGTCTGGGACCCGGCGAAACCATCGCTGACCTGGGAGCAGTTCAGGACGCTGGCGGCGAAGGTGCGCTGAGCGGGAGAAGGTCGCCAGCATTCTGCTAGCGGTGCGACTAGAATGGTCGCATGGCCACTCTCTATGTGCGGGACCTGTCCGAGGAAGCGCTGACCGAGCTGAAGATAAGGGCCGCCCGTAATCGGCAGTCCCTCCAGGCGTATGCGCGGACGCTGCTGGAGCAGGAAGCGGCGACGCCCTCGCTGGAGGATGTGATCGCCCGCATCCAGGGGCGCGTCACGGCCCGTCTGTCGACGGACGACGTGCTCGACGAGATCGACCGGGGAAGGCGGCGCGAGTGATCGTCATGGACGCGGGCGCGCTTGTCATGCTGCTGGCCGATGCGGGTCCGGTCGGCGCCGCGCTGCGGGAGCGGGTGAAGGGGGAGCGTCTGCTGGCCCCGTTTCTGGTCGACATCGAGGTGACCTCGGCGCTTCTGGGCCGGCACCGGGGCGGCAAGCTGACCGCGCGCGAGGTGGACGACGCCTGCGCGGCGTTCGCCGAGCTGCCACTGCGCAGAACGGAGCATCTCCCGCTGCTGCCCCGGGTGCGTGAACTGTTCGCCAACCTCAGCGCCTACGACGCCACGTACGTGGCGCTCGCCGAGGGGTACGACGTTCCGCTGGTGACCAGTGACGGCCGGATCCGGGACGGCGCGCGGGCGACCCGGGCCAAGTGTCCGGTCGAGGTGTTCAACGACAAGGCCCTGGGGCTGCGATAGGGCGCCGTCGAACCTCTATGCAGCACGCCAGGGCCACTGGCATGATTCCGGCCGCGCAGTGACGTAAAAGCGCCCCTCGGCGCAGTAGTGGAAGTACTGCGTCCGTATCGGGTGGCGAGGAGGCGTCGATGACGTCCGTGAGTTCGGCAACGGGCCGGAGCCTGCTGGAACTGATCGACGGGGCCGACGAGCGAGGCCTGGCCGCGGCCGGGCTCGCCTGCCTCGATCGCTGTCTGCCCCTGCTCGCCGCCGACCGGTCCGACACCCTGCGCCCCGTCTGGGCGGCCGTCGCCCGCGGTGACGGGGACGCCTGGGGCGAGGCCGTCGCCAAGGCCCGCGTGGAGCTCGACGCCGACGGTTCGGCGGACGCCGGGGCCGTACGCGGAACGCTCGCGGACGCCCCGGCGGCCTGGACCGCCGACGCCCTGCGCGCCTGGGCC contains:
- a CDS encoding type II toxin-antitoxin system VapC family toxin, which encodes MDAGALVMLLADAGPVGAALRERVKGERLLAPFLVDIEVTSALLGRHRGGKLTAREVDDACAAFAELPLRRTEHLPLLPRVRELFANLSAYDATYVALAEGYDVPLVTSDGRIRDGARATRAKCPVEVFNDKALGLR
- a CDS encoding FitA-like ribbon-helix-helix domain-containing protein, coding for MATLYVRDLSEEALTELKIRAARNRQSLQAYARTLLEQEAATPSLEDVIARIQGRVTARLSTDDVLDEIDRGRRRE
- a CDS encoding family 20 glycosylhydrolase — protein: MMRYSIRGPHKGPALLATAVALVTVAACSNGSPSGAPSPSTTGSTATSAAPTSAPPSPKPTPTRTYPLSTAPRTVPAVRSHEAARGPGWKPAPTAGVVLAANSEGLADEAKLLAGELGVPYRGATAAGPGDVELALGGKGAPESYVLTVRDDRVRISGPDEAGVFYGTRTLKQSVKATGAMPEGTVTDRPAKPQRGLNVDIARKYFTAGWIEDRIREMGDLKLNQLGLHFSDDQGFRIASDSHPEIVSAQHLTKAEVRRILALAASRHVTVVPEIDSPGHLGAVIAAHPDLQLRSAGGRTPRGAVDIANPASAKIVDDLLREYTQLFPGAYWHLGADEYVALMAKDPEATYPQLARAARAKYGADARVQDLATGWLNDRAAVVRPTGKTLKAWNDGFFPGGVVSAAGDIEVEYWTGKEIGARPPVPYLSAGRKLVNLNDEYLYYVLGQPNDFTYPTGRRIYEQWTPLVVRGTSPVPARYDSQILGARFAVWCDLSKAQTQAQVADGIRMPLTALAQKVWDPAKPSLTWEQFRTLAAKVR